The Lipingzhangella halophila genomic interval GTGCAATTATCTCGGCTGACCGAAATTCCAGCAGTCAGCCGCCTGTTCCGGTGGAACCGGCTCTGGCGCGGTGTACGAGGGCCGCGCCCCGTGTCCCCGTCCGGTTGGATTCCTCCACGAAGCTCTGCGTCCTGTGCATGGAGACCGTTGAAGAGGGTCACCCCGGGCAAGGAGCTTGCCCTGAGGGCGGCCAGGGGTCGCGCGTCTCTCCTCGCACGGTGCTACTCGGCCAGCTCGACGACGGCGGGCTCCTCCAGTGTCAAGAAGTCCGACAGCTCCAGCGTGGCTAGCTCCGTTTCGGCAGGCACGTCGAAGATCAGTTGCCCGTCGACGCTGTTGCCGGGGTTGATCTCATTGATCCAGCTGTCGGTGTCCACGGCCACCTGGGCGGAACTGTCGGTGGAGTACTCCTTGCCGTCAGCATCGACGAGCTTCTGGCTCGTCGAGTCGAACGTCCCGGCCTGGTCACCGACGTTCTCGACGGTGATGTGCGCGATCACGTACTGCCCGTCGGGCGTCTCGGTCAGATACTGGTTGTCGCCGACGCTCTCCACACCGGTTTCGAGGTCGGTGACGGTGAACGCGAACGCTCCGGACTCGACGGTGTCGCCGATCCCGGCCGCCTCCTCGCTGTCATCCTGGCCCTCGTCGTTGCCGCCGGCCTCGGTGTCCGAGCCGCCGTTTCCGGTGTCGTCGCTGTCGCCGCCCAGAACACCAGCGATGACGACGACCATGACCAGGATGACGACCAGGCCGGCGCATCCGCCGCAGCCGGCGCCAATCTTCGCGCCAGTGGACATGCCCTTTCGGGGCTGGT includes:
- a CDS encoding DUF4352 domain-containing protein translates to MSEYSGYPPNQPRKGMSTGAKIGAGCGGCAGLVVILVMVVVIAGVLGGDSDDTGNGGSDTEAGGNDEGQDDSEEAAGIGDTVESGAFAFTVTDLETGVESVGDNQYLTETPDGQYVIAHITVENVGDQAGTFDSTSQKLVDADGKEYSTDSSAQVAVDTDSWINEINPGNSVDGQLIFDVPAETELATLELSDFLTLEEPAVVELAE